The stretch of DNA CGGCTTCGGCGGTGATCCTGGTGGAAGGCCAGTCGACCCAGACCGCTTTCGCCAACCTGGGCGCGGCCCTGAGCGAGCCGGATACGGCCCTGCGCCTGTTCGGCAAGCCCGAAGTCAACGGCCAGCGCCGCATGGGCGTGGCCCTGGCGCGCGACGAGTCGATCGAGGCCGCGCGGGCCAAGGCGACTCGCGCTTCCCAGGCGGTCGTTGTAGAGCTGTAAAAAACATCGCGGCAAGTCAGATCGCCGCCCGCTCGCTCCTACAGAAGAGCGCGATCTTCTTCTGTAGGAGCGAGGCTTGCCCGCGATAACAATCTCTCAGCCGACCTGGTTCAGGTCGTTATTGCGCGTTTCCTTCAGGCACAGCACAGCGATCAGGCTGAGCACCGCTGCCGCCGACACATAGCCGCCAACCCAACTCAATCCCCCCATCGCCACCAGCTTCTGGGCGAAGAACGGTGCCGCCGAGGCGCCGACGATGCCGCCCAGGTTATAGGCCGCCGATGCGCCGGTATAACGCACGTGGGTCGGGAACAGCTCGGGCAGCAGGGCGCCCATCGGGGCGAAGGTCACGCCCATCAGGAACAGCTCGATGCACAGGAACAGCGCCACGCCCCAGGTCGAGCCCTGGGTCAGCAGCGGTTCCATGGTGAAGCCGGAGAGAATCGCCAGCAGGCCGCCGATGATCAGCACCGGCTTGCGTCCATAGCGGTCGCTGGCCCAGGCCGACAGCGGCGTGGCCGCGGCCATGAACAGCACTGCGAAGCACAGCAGGCCGAGGAAGGTTTCGCGGCTGTAGCCGAGGGTCGCGACGCCGTAGCTCAGCGAGAACACCGTCGAGATATAAAACAGCGCGTAACACACCACCATCGCCGCAGCGCCCAGCAGCACCGGCAGCCAGTACTGGCTGAACAGCTCGACCAGCGGCATCTTGACCCGCTCCTGGCGGGCGATGGCGTTGGCGAATACCGGGGTTTCGTGGAGTTTCAGGCGCACATACAGGCCGACCAGCACCAGGGCGGCGCTGAGCAGGAACGGGATGCGCCAGCCCCAGGAGCGGAACTGTTCGTCGCTCAGGCTCATGGCCAGGGTCAGGAACAGGCCGTTGGCCGCGAGAAAACCGATCGATGGTCCCAACTGCGGGAACATCCCGAACCAGGCGCGTTTGCCTTTGGGCGCGTTTTCCGTGGCGAGCAGCGCGGCGCCGCCCCATTCGCCGCCCAGCCCCAGGCCCTGGCCGAAGCGCAGCAGGCACAACAGGATCGGTGCCCAGGCGCCAATGCTGTCATAGCCGGGCAGCACGCCGATCAGCGTGGTGCACACGCCCATCAGCAGCAGCGATGCCACCAGGGTCGACTTGCGGCCGATCCGGTCGCCGAAGTGGCCGAACAGCGCCGAGCCCAGGGGGCGGGCGAGGAAGGCAATGCCGAAGGTCAGGAACGCCGAGAGCATCTGGGCGGTGCCGGACGTCTGCGGGAAGAATACCGGGCCGATCACCAGCGCGGCGGCAGTGGCGTACACGTAGAAGTCGTAGAACTCGATGGCGGTGCCGATAAAGCTGGCGGTGGCCACGCGGCTGGCGGAGTTGGTCGGCTGGGCAGGCACGGAGGCGCTGTAAGTGGTGCTGGTCGTCATGCGGTTATCCCTGACAGTCATGTGCTCCATGGGAGCGAATTATTATGGTCGAACACCCAGGGATGTGGGTTTGGCGCGGGCGCGGCTCGGGGTGGGAGCGAAACCTGCCAGAAGCGGGCGGAGCAGGGCAGAAGCCGCTGGGTGCGGGTAGCACGCGGGTGCTGCGGGGCTTGGGTAAGCGGATCGATTATAGGAAGGCCCCTAACGATCAAACAAGCGGGACTTGAAACCCTGTAGCCGCTGCCGAGCCTGCGAGGCTGCGATCGACCGCGAGTCGGTCGCAAACCCTGTATCCGCGTTCTGTCTGATACAGCGTATTGGCAGGTTTTGCGCCGGCTGCGCCGTCGATCGCAGGCTGCGCCAGCGGCTACAGGGCTACAGGGCTACAGGGCGGGCGCGGTGAGCGGCTTGGTGTGCCAGATCAGCACGCGACTGACCCGGTTGTCCTCGGTTTCGAGGATTTCCAGGCGGTAGCGGCCGATCTTCAGGCAAACGGCGCTGTCGGGAATGGTCTCCAGCGCTTCGGTGACCAGGCCGTTGAGGGTTTTCGGGCCGTCGCAGGGCAAGTGCCAGCCCAGGCTCTTGTTCAGTTCGCGAATCGAGGCCGCGCCTTCGATCACGAAACGTCCGTCGGCCTGGGGATGGATATGCGGGTTGTCGAGGCTGTGTTCGCTTTCGAATTCGCCGACGATTTCTTCGAGGATGTCTTCCAGGGTGACGATGCCCAGCACTTCGCCGTACTCGTCCACCACCATGCCCAGGCGGCGCTGCTGCTTGTGGAAGTTCAGCAGTTGCAGCTGCAGCGGGGTGCTTTCCGGCACGAAGTAAGGTTCGTGGCAGGCCGCCAGCAGCGCCTCCTGGGTCAGGCTGGCATCCGCCAGCAGGTGACGGATCTGGCGGGTGTTGAGGACCGCCTCGACCTGGTTGATATCGCTGTGGAACACCGGCAGGCGGGTGCGCTTGGACAGGCGCAGCTGCTCGATGATGTCGGCGATGGGGTCGTCGAGGTTGATCCCGTCGACCTCGCTGCGCGGCACCAGGATGTCATTGACGGTGATGTTGTCCAGGGCATGGATGCCCGACACCGGGTGCGGACGGCCGTTGGCATGTTCCTCGGCGCCGTCCGGGTCGGCGGCCTGCTCGTCTTCGCTCTGCTTGACGGCGCCGGCCTTGCGGGTGAAGGGGCGCAGCAACAGCTGGCTGATGCTGTCGAGCAGCCAGGCCGCGGGGTAGATGATCTTCAGCGGCACGCCCAGCAGGGTATTGCCCAGGCTGAGGATCGCATCCGGATAACGGGTGGCCAGGGTGCGCGGGAGGTAGTCGGCGAGTACCAGTAACACGCTGGTGGCGAGCAGGCAGGCCAGCCAGGGGCCGTTTTCCGCCCACTGCAGGAGCGCCAGCAAGGTACTGATGATGACCGCCAGCACCCGGCACAGGGTGTTGCAGAGAATCAGGCTGTCGCGCGGGAAGCTCAGGCGCGCCAGCGGTTTGTCGCCGGAGCGCGAAGCGGTGCGCAGGCTCAGCAGGTGTTGCTGGGCGGCTTCGATGGCGGTGAACAGCCCCGACCACAGCACCAGCAAGGCCAGGACCACGAGCATCGGCTCTATGGGCAGGTTGTCCATTATCGCCGCTCGTCAGATATGCAGGATGTATTCACGGACCAGCTTGCTGCCGAAGTACGCCAGCATCAGCAGGCAGAAGCCGGCCAGGGTCCAGCGAATCGCCTTGTGTCCGCGCCAGCCGAGGCGGTTGCGGCCCCACAGCAGCACGCTGAACACCACCCAGGCCAGGCAGGCCAGCAGGGTCTTGTGCACCAGGTGCTGGGCGAACAGGTTCTCGACGAACAGCCAGCCGGAGATCAGCGACAGCGAAAGCAGGGTCCAGCCGGCCCAGAGGAAGCCGAACAGCAGGCTCTCCATGGTCTGCAGCGGCGGAAAGTTCTTGATCAGCCCGGACGGGTGCTTGTGCTTGAGCTGGTGGTCCTGCACCAGCAGCAACAGGGCCTGGAACACGGCGATGGTGAACATGCCGTAGGCGAGGATCGACAGCAGGATATGGGCGAGGATGCCTGGCTCTTCGTCGATCACCGGCACCGTGCCGGTGGGCACGAACTGCGCCAGCAGCACGGTCAGCGCCCCCAGCGGAAACAGCAGGACCAGCAGGTTCTCCACCGGAATGCGCGAGCAGGCCAGCAGGGTCAGGGCAATCACCGCGGCGGCGATCAGGCTGGCGGCGCTGAAGAAGTCCAGGCCCAGGCCCACGGGCGTCATCAGGTGGGTCAGGAGGCTGGCGCTGTGAGCGAGCAGGGCAAGGATGCCGAGCGAGACCAGCAGGCGCTTGTTCGTCTTGGCGGCTTGAGCCAGACGAGTGCCTTGATAGAGGGTCGCAGCGGCATAGAGACAGGCGGCGGCGAGGGTGGTTAGCAAGCTGGGTGACAAGGGGAGCATAAATCCTGTTAGGCAAGCCCGAAAGTCGTTGAGTTTGGCATAGAACCGCCATCACACGAAAGACCGTGCAACCAGACGGCGGCTGTGCGTCGCACGCAGTCTTCGCTATAATCCGCGACCTGCCCACGGAGCACCTCTTTAATATAGGGGCCCCGAGCCGCCATTACCTCGGTCTACTTAGGGCCTGAAAGGATCGCGCATGTTTGAAAACCTAACCGACCGTCTCTCGCAGACGCTGCGCCATGTCACCGGCAAGGCCAAGCTGACCGAGGACAACATTAAAGACACCCTGCGCGAAGTGCGCATGGCGTTGCTCGAAGCCGACGTCGCCCTGCCGGTGGTCAAGGACTTCGTCAACTCGGTGAAGGAACGTGCGGTTGGCACTGAAGTGTCGCGCAGCCTGACCCCCGGCCAGGCGTTCGTGAAGATCGTCCAGGCCGAACTCGAAAGCCTGATGGGCGCGGCCAACGAAGATTTGAACCTGAGCGCCGTGCCGCCTGCCGTCGTGCTGATGGCCGGTTTGCAGGGCGCCGGCAAGACCACCACCGCCGGCAAGCTCGCGCGCTTCCTTAAAGAGCGCAAGAAGAAGAGCGTGATGGTGGTATCCGCCGACGTTTACCGTCCGGCGGCGATCAAGCAGCTCGAAACCCTGGCCAACGACATTGGCGTGACCTTCTTCCCGTCCGACCTGAGCCAGAAGCCGGTCGCGATCGCCGAAGCGGCTATTAAAGAAGCCAAGCTCAAGTTCATCGACGTGGTCATCGTCGACACCGCCGGTCGTCTGCACATCGACGCTGACATGATGGACGAGATCCAGGCGTTGCACGCGGCGGTCAAGCCGGTGGAAACCCTGTTCGTGGTCGACGCCATGACCGGCCAGGACGCTGCCAACACGGCCAAGGCCTTTGGCGACGCACTGCCGCTGACCGGCGTGATCCTGACCAAGGTCGACGGCGATGCCCGTGGCGGTGCCGCGCTGTCGGTGCGTGCGATCACCGGCAAGCCGATCAAGTTCATCGGTATGGGCGAGAAGAGCGAAGCGCTCGAACCGTTCCACCCTGAGCGTATCGCTTCGCGCATCCTCGGCATGGGCGACGTGCTTAGCCTGATCGAGCAGGCCGAACAGACCCTCGACAAGGAAAAAGCCGACAAGCTGGCGAAAAAGCTGAAAAAAGGCAAAGGCTTCGACCTCGAAGACTTCCGCGATCAGCTGCAACAGATGAAGAACATGGGCGGCCTCGGTGGTCTGATGGACAAGCTGCCGAATATCGGTGGCGTGAACCTGGCGCAAATGGGCAATGCCCAGGGCGCGGCCGAGAAGCAGTTCAAGCAGATGGAAGCCATCATCAACTCCATGACCCCGGCCGAGCGCCGCGACCCCGAGCTGATCAGCGGTTCGCGCAAGCGTCGGATCGCCATGGGTTCCGGCACCCAGGTGCAGGACATCGGTCGCTTGATCAAGCAGCACAAGCAGATGCAGAAGATGATGAAGAAATTCTCCGCCAAGGGCGGGATGGCGAAAATGATGCGCGGCATGGGTGGAATGTTGCCCGGCGGCGGCATGCCGAAGATCTGAAGAATCCGCGCCGGCAGCCATGCCGGCGTTTCCCGCGGGGACGCGGGACCTCCAGCAAACCCGCGCTTGGCGGGAGCTGACTCGCCGTTGTTGCCAACGGCCCTATAGCAAATCTGGATGGCAGCCGGTAGGCGCCGGAAAAAGTCATTTGCAAAAGTCCGGATATTCCTTAGAATATGCGGCCTTTCGGGCACCCATGCCCGCTGTGCATTTAGATTTGCAGCACCGACTACAGGAACGATGTTCACATGCTAACAATCCGTCTTGCCCTTGGCGGCTCCAAAAAGCGCCCGTTTTACCACTTGACCGTGACCGACAGCCGCAACCCACGCGACGGTTCGCACAAAGAACAAGTTGGCTTCTTCAACCCGATCGCTCGTGGTCAAGAAGTCCGCCTGTCCGTGAACCAAGAGCGCGTAGCCTACTGGCTGAGCGTTGGTGCACAACCGTCTGAGCGCGTTGCTCAGCTGTTGAAGGAATCGGCTAAGGCTGCAGCCTGAACCCTATGAACGCGACGCCTGCTCCTGCTGATGATTTGATCGTTATCGGCAAAATCTACTCTGTTCACGGCGTTCGCGGCGAAGTGAAGGTTTATTCCTTTACTGATCCGATTAAAAACCTGTTGGATTACAAAACCTGGACGCTCAAGCGCGAAGGTAGCGTGAAACAGGTTGAGCTGGTCAGCGGACGCGGGAATGAAAAATTCCTGGTCGCAAAGCTCAAAGGTCTCGATGATCGTGAAGAAGCGCGTCTTCTGGCTGGTTATGAGATCTGCGTGCCGCGCAACCTGTTCCCTGAACTGACCGACGGCGAGTACTACTGGTACCAGCTGCAAGGTCTCAAGGTCATCGACACTCACGGACAACTGTTCGGGAAGATCGATCACCTGCTGGAGACCGGCTCGAACGATGTAATGGTGGTCAAGCCTTGCGCTGGCAGCCTGGATGATCGCGAACGCCTGTTGCCCTATACCGAGCAATGCGTGTTGGCCGTCGACCTGGCAGCGGGCGAGATGAAGGTGGATTGGGACGCGGACTTCTGAACGTGGCTAGCCTGCGCGTAGAAGTGATCAGTTTGTTTCCCGAGATGTTTTCCGCCATCAGCGACTACGGCATAACCAGCCGCGCGGTGAAACAGGGGCTCTTGCAGCTGACCTGTTGGAATCCGCGAGACTACACCACGGATCGACATCACACTGTGGACGATCGCCCATTTGGCGGTGGCCCGGGCATGGTGATGAAGATCAAGCCCCTGGAAGATGCTCTGGTTCAGGCCAGGCAGGCAGCCGGGGAGGGCGCGAAGGTGATTTACCTGTCGCCCCAAGGCCGCAGACTGACTCAGTCGGCGGTACGCGAGTTGGCGAATGAGGATGCATTGATCCTGATTGCCGGTCGTTATGAAGGCATTGACGAGCGTTTTATTGAAGCTCATGTCGATGAAGAGTGGTCGATTGGCGACTATGTACTCTCCGGTGGCGAGCTGCCGGCGATGGTCCTGATTGATGCGGTTACGCGACTGCTGCCCGGAGCTTTAGGGCATGCGGATTCCGCGGAGGAGGATTCCTTCACGGATGGTCTGCTGGATTGCCCGCACTACACCCGACCGGAGGTGTATGCGGATCAGCGTGTTCCCGACGTGTTGCTGAGTGGCAACCACGCACACATCCGGCGTTGGCGTTTACAGCAGTCCCTTGGTCGGACCTATGAACGACGCGCCGATCTTCTGGAAAGCCGCTCGCTTTCTGGAGAAGAGAAGAAGCTGCTCGAGGAATACATCCGCGAGCGGGACGATAGTTAACAACGTATCGATGGTAGATCTGACGATTTACCTTAGGAGCACAGCATGACCAACAAAATCATTCTTGCACTCGAAGCAGAGCAGATGACCAAAGAGATCCCAGCCTTTGCCCCGGGCGACACCATTGTCGTTCAGGTGAAAGTGAAGGAAGGCGATCGTTCCCGTCTGCAAGCGTTCGAAGGCGTTGTAATCGCCAAGCGTAACCGCGGCGTGAACAGTGCATTCACCGTTCGTAAAATCTCCAACGGTGTTGGCGTAGAGCGTACTTTCCAGACCTACAGCCCGCAAATCGACAGCATGGCTGTCAAGCGTCGCGGTGACGTACGTAAAGCCAAGCTGTACTACCTGCGCGACCTGTCGGGTAAAGCAGCTCGCATCAAGGAAAAACTGGCTTAAGTCCAGCTTCCGATGCAGAAAAAAGCAGCCTACGGGCTGCTTTTTTGTTGCCCGTCATTTATCCCCGAATTGTGTTTCAGGCAGTAGAACCATGAGCCCCCGCGAGCAAGAAATCCAACGCCGGACCGAGCTGTCGGTGACCCGCGTGACCAAGGCGGTATTCCCGTCGACCACCAACCACCACAACACCCTGTTCGGCGGCACGGCGCTGGCCTGGATGGACGAAGTGTCGTTCATCGCCGCGACCCGTTTCTGCCGGTTGCCGCTGGTCACCGTGTCCACCGACCGTATCGACTTCAATCACCCGATTGCCGCCGGCTCCATCGTCGAGTTGGTGGGACGGGTGGTGAAGGTCGGCAATACCAGCCTCAAGGTCGAGGTTGAGGTGTTCGTCGAGAGCATGAGCTGCGATGGGCGAGAGAAGGCCATCCATGGCCTGTTCAGCTTTGTCGCTATCGATGATGACAAGCGCCCGGTACCGGTGCTGCCGGGGTTTGTCGACTGATCGCGAGCAAGCCTCGCTCTTGTGGGATTTCACCGTTCTGTAGGAGCGAGGCTTGCCCGCGATGGGCTATCAGGCCGCCGTATCCTTCTGAATCAACGCCACCAGGGTCCAGCCCGCGGAGGGCTTGAGGGCGCTGCCTGGCGTCAGCACATGCACCCAGCCGCTGTTGTCGCGAGCGAACAGCAGGGTCGCCCGCTCACCATGCAGCGCCTGGTAATCCTCCCAGCCAAAACCTTCGGTCAGGTTGGTGCTGTACAGCTCCGCACCCTGTCCCAGCAGGCTGGCCAGTTTGCTGTAGGACAGCGTCTCGTTACCCAGCAGGTGCCCGCGATGTTCATGGCTGGCCCGGTGCTTGTCGGTGCGCCGGCTTTCCTGGCTGTTGGCCAGGCCGAACAGGCGCTGATGGCCGAAGTCGTGGCGAAAACGCATGGAGGCCAGGGTGTTCAATTCGCCGGAGGGCGACAGCGCCAGCAGATGGCCAAGCCCCACCAGGTCCAGATGGGCATCGGCATGTTGCGATGCCGGGTTGCCGAAATAGGTCGGCAGGCCGTCCATGCGCGCGGCACGGATGTTTTCCCAGCTCGAGTCGGTCAGCAGCACGCGGCTGCCCAGTTGTTGCAGGGCCTTGCCGATGGCTCGCGCCGGAGCGTTCGCGCCGACGATCAGGAAGCCGCTTGGCGCCGGTTCCGCGACCTTCAGCAGACGTGCCAGCGGCCGCGCAGTGGCACTTTGCAGCACCACGGTGCCGATGATCACGGCAAAGGTCAGCGGTACCAGCAGCAGCGCCCCTTCATGACCAGCTTGGTCCAGGCGAATGGCGAAGATCGCCGAGACCGCCGCGGCAACGATGCCTCGAGGCGCGATCCAGGCCAGCAGGGCCCGCTCGCGCCAGCTCAGGTTCGAACCAGCGGTGGACAGCAGCACGTTCAATGGCCGGGCGATGAACTGGATCACCAGCAGCAGAATCAACACCAGCGGCCCCAGGGCGATCAGGGCATGCAGGTCCAGGCGCGCCGCCAGCAGGATGAACAGCCCGGAAATCAGCAGCACACTGAGGTTTTCCTTGAAGTGCAGGATGTGCCGGACGTCGACGTCCTTCATGTTGGCCATCCACATGCCCATCAGGGTCACGGCCAGCAGGCCGGACTCATGCATCATCTGGTTGGCGCCGATGAAGATGCCCA from Pseudomonas chlororaphis subsp. chlororaphis encodes:
- a CDS encoding MFS transporter; this encodes MTTSTTYSASVPAQPTNSASRVATASFIGTAIEFYDFYVYATAAALVIGPVFFPQTSGTAQMLSAFLTFGIAFLARPLGSALFGHFGDRIGRKSTLVASLLLMGVCTTLIGVLPGYDSIGAWAPILLCLLRFGQGLGLGGEWGGAALLATENAPKGKRAWFGMFPQLGPSIGFLAANGLFLTLAMSLSDEQFRSWGWRIPFLLSAALVLVGLYVRLKLHETPVFANAIARQERVKMPLVELFSQYWLPVLLGAAAMVVCYALFYISTVFSLSYGVATLGYSRETFLGLLCFAVLFMAAATPLSAWASDRYGRKPVLIIGGLLAILSGFTMEPLLTQGSTWGVALFLCIELFLMGVTFAPMGALLPELFPTHVRYTGASAAYNLGGIVGASAAPFFAQKLVAMGGLSWVGGYVSAAAVLSLIAVLCLKETRNNDLNQVG
- a CDS encoding transporter associated domain-containing protein; translation: MDNLPIEPMLVVLALLVLWSGLFTAIEAAQQHLLSLRTASRSGDKPLARLSFPRDSLILCNTLCRVLAVIISTLLALLQWAENGPWLACLLATSVLLVLADYLPRTLATRYPDAILSLGNTLLGVPLKIIYPAAWLLDSISQLLLRPFTRKAGAVKQSEDEQAADPDGAEEHANGRPHPVSGIHALDNITVNDILVPRSEVDGINLDDPIADIIEQLRLSKRTRLPVFHSDINQVEAVLNTRQIRHLLADASLTQEALLAACHEPYFVPESTPLQLQLLNFHKQQRRLGMVVDEYGEVLGIVTLEDILEEIVGEFESEHSLDNPHIHPQADGRFVIEGAASIRELNKSLGWHLPCDGPKTLNGLVTEALETIPDSAVCLKIGRYRLEILETEDNRVSRVLIWHTKPLTAPAL
- a CDS encoding cytochrome C assembly family protein translates to MLPLSPSLLTTLAAACLYAAATLYQGTRLAQAAKTNKRLLVSLGILALLAHSASLLTHLMTPVGLGLDFFSAASLIAAAVIALTLLACSRIPVENLLVLLFPLGALTVLLAQFVPTGTVPVIDEEPGILAHILLSILAYGMFTIAVFQALLLLVQDHQLKHKHPSGLIKNFPPLQTMESLLFGFLWAGWTLLSLSLISGWLFVENLFAQHLVHKTLLACLAWVVFSVLLWGRNRLGWRGHKAIRWTLAGFCLLMLAYFGSKLVREYILHI
- the ffh gene encoding signal recognition particle protein, whose product is MFENLTDRLSQTLRHVTGKAKLTEDNIKDTLREVRMALLEADVALPVVKDFVNSVKERAVGTEVSRSLTPGQAFVKIVQAELESLMGAANEDLNLSAVPPAVVLMAGLQGAGKTTTAGKLARFLKERKKKSVMVVSADVYRPAAIKQLETLANDIGVTFFPSDLSQKPVAIAEAAIKEAKLKFIDVVIVDTAGRLHIDADMMDEIQALHAAVKPVETLFVVDAMTGQDAANTAKAFGDALPLTGVILTKVDGDARGGAALSVRAITGKPIKFIGMGEKSEALEPFHPERIASRILGMGDVLSLIEQAEQTLDKEKADKLAKKLKKGKGFDLEDFRDQLQQMKNMGGLGGLMDKLPNIGGVNLAQMGNAQGAAEKQFKQMEAIINSMTPAERRDPELISGSRKRRIAMGSGTQVQDIGRLIKQHKQMQKMMKKFSAKGGMAKMMRGMGGMLPGGGMPKI
- the rpsP gene encoding 30S ribosomal protein S16 gives rise to the protein MLTIRLALGGSKKRPFYHLTVTDSRNPRDGSHKEQVGFFNPIARGQEVRLSVNQERVAYWLSVGAQPSERVAQLLKESAKAAA
- the rimM gene encoding ribosome maturation factor RimM (Essential for efficient processing of 16S rRNA), which translates into the protein MNATPAPADDLIVIGKIYSVHGVRGEVKVYSFTDPIKNLLDYKTWTLKREGSVKQVELVSGRGNEKFLVAKLKGLDDREEARLLAGYEICVPRNLFPELTDGEYYWYQLQGLKVIDTHGQLFGKIDHLLETGSNDVMVVKPCAGSLDDRERLLPYTEQCVLAVDLAAGEMKVDWDADF
- the trmD gene encoding tRNA (guanosine(37)-N1)-methyltransferase TrmD; this encodes MASLRVEVISLFPEMFSAISDYGITSRAVKQGLLQLTCWNPRDYTTDRHHTVDDRPFGGGPGMVMKIKPLEDALVQARQAAGEGAKVIYLSPQGRRLTQSAVRELANEDALILIAGRYEGIDERFIEAHVDEEWSIGDYVLSGGELPAMVLIDAVTRLLPGALGHADSAEEDSFTDGLLDCPHYTRPEVYADQRVPDVLLSGNHAHIRRWRLQQSLGRTYERRADLLESRSLSGEEKKLLEEYIRERDDS
- the rplS gene encoding 50S ribosomal protein L19 codes for the protein MTNKIILALEAEQMTKEIPAFAPGDTIVVQVKVKEGDRSRLQAFEGVVIAKRNRGVNSAFTVRKISNGVGVERTFQTYSPQIDSMAVKRRGDVRKAKLYYLRDLSGKAARIKEKLA
- a CDS encoding acyl-CoA thioesterase, whose translation is MSPREQEIQRRTELSVTRVTKAVFPSTTNHHNTLFGGTALAWMDEVSFIAATRFCRLPLVTVSTDRIDFNHPIAAGSIVELVGRVVKVGNTSLKVEVEVFVESMSCDGREKAIHGLFSFVAIDDDKRPVPVLPGFVD
- a CDS encoding cation:proton antiporter, with the protein product MNEQQILLAFGGIGVAAVGCQWLAWRLKLPAILFLLLSGILAGPVLGWLDPQELFGPLLMPLVSLAVALILFEGSLTLHLSEWREIGKVVHRLVTIGALSTWAVITLATHWLLGFDWLLALLFGTLTLVTGPTVIVPMLRVVRPKASIANILRWEGIVIDPIGALLAVVVYSFIIASAEGQGLQHSLMTFGGVILCGSLFGIVGGWVLGTIMRRQWLPEYLHNLATLAAVLGIFIGANQMMHESGLLAVTLMGMWMANMKDVDVRHILHFKENLSVLLISGLFILLAARLDLHALIALGPLVLILLLVIQFIARPLNVLLSTAGSNLSWRERALLAWIAPRGIVAAAVSAIFAIRLDQAGHEGALLLVPLTFAVIIGTVVLQSATARPLARLLKVAEPAPSGFLIVGANAPARAIGKALQQLGSRVLLTDSSWENIRAARMDGLPTYFGNPASQHADAHLDLVGLGHLLALSPSGELNTLASMRFRHDFGHQRLFGLANSQESRRTDKHRASHEHRGHLLGNETLSYSKLASLLGQGAELYSTNLTEGFGWEDYQALHGERATLLFARDNSGWVHVLTPGSALKPSAGWTLVALIQKDTAA